The bacterium DNA segment ATGGTAATAATATGAGCAACAACCATAGGAGTCTGCCGATACCAAATGAGAATAAGGTCAATTCTTTGCGTTTACCGCCGAATCGCCGTAGTAATGGCGGAGTAAAAAGTTGAACTAAACTTATTATTGGTGGGAGGCTGGACAGCAGACCGATATGGAATTCAGATGCACCGAACGCTAACGCAAATCCGGTTAAAAACACGCCGCCGGCGAGATTGCCCATAACCGCCGCTACCGACCCTTCAGCAATCGACCGACGTAACGCCCAATCGGTATGTTTATCTACACTACAGCTCAACCTCGGGTTTTGTCGAGGTGGAATTTCGTCCATACAGGATAGCGTTCTCGTCTAATGAACATCTGTTAAATATCCAGTTGCGATATCACCTGATACTCTCGTTATCGGAGATAAAACTCAGCGATAAAAAATATGATTTCAAATAAAATCAATAGAATGATAATTAGTTCTAATACCGATGCTCGACGAGCTTGAAGTTGGTCAATTAAAAATCGATAGGATTTGGAAACAATATCCAATTTTTTTTCTAAAATCTGGACTCGCGATTCTAATTCGAAAGTTTTCGTCAAGGTATGATACAAATCCTCAATTTTTTTGCCACCTTCCCATAAGATTTCTGGTTCGTCTAAAATTTCGAGATTATACGCTAGCTCATGTTCGATCGCTAACGCTAATCCAACTTCTTTTGACAACCGAGACTCAGTTTCGCCGGTTTTCCCAGTTGACGCCAAAGAATGAATAACCTCAGTTAATTTTTCTAATGATTTATCAATAAGATTTTCATAATATTCTAGAGATACCGACCGAGCTAAAACAATGCTGACCAGTTTTATAGTATCCAGATTCAAAGTTTCGATAGTTAACTCTTCTTTAGTTGGTAAAATCCCTTCCTTAGGACCTACATGCAATACAAAGTCATCTTTAGAATATTCGGTTTTATAACCAACCGTGTGTTTTTTGATTTGTTGGATTCTATTAGCAATTTCGGATTTATTGTAGCCAAAAAACACCGCCACCCCGAAATCAAATACCGCTAGATATTTATCTACTTCTTGATAAATCAATGGTTCTTCACAAAGGATAACCCCTAATCCAGCGGATTTTAACGTAGTTAAATTTATACTTCTCGCGATGTCGTAAGCTTTAACTTCAATATGCATACGTCGTATCTAATCCTTTTCATTTAACCATTTAACCAGTTCAGTTTTAATCGTTTGTCCGAGTTTCTGCTGATTTACCGGATTGAGTAAAAAATCGCGACTAGCAGCATTATCCCCGATTTCTAACAGAACGCGATATGGTGCGGTATTAATATTTTCATCTAAACTATAAAACGCGAGCTTGCCGGTTGTCTTGCAACGATAATCATTTCTGCCGGTAGAACTATCTAGATGAACCCCACGATTCTCTAAATCCGTAACATTTGCAATCGCAGCGATAAGTCGCGTTGCAAGTTGACGGTTTTCTGTTTCGAACGTATCCCCTTCGTGGATATATCCCCAGACTGCATGCCGGTTCGTTGCGCCATTGTTGTGAACTGAAATGAAAATCAGCGGATGCCGTTTATTTGATTGCTGGAGTTCATACGCATATCCCGAAATTTTGCCGTCAATAATCGCTGAAGTATGTTCGACTTTGGTATTACTTCCGCTATCTGCATGATGTAAATCTTTCTTACCTAAACTCCAAACTTTATATTCCCGCAAACGCGGTTTGGTTTTCATTGCGGATTCAACGATGGCATTACATACCACTGCTTCATTAAAGTTCCGACCGGTATCAGTCTGATGCGATGGTTGCCAGACGATGGTAATATTCGGTTTAGTCTTTTTCGTGATATGTATCGAGGAGGTCGTGCATGCGGTAAGGAGGTTTAGTAAAAGCAACCATATTGGAATGGTATATATGAATTTCATACCTCCCCCTTATAATATTCCTTTGAATAAACATCGATTAATATATTTTACCATAACACACTGGTGCACCATAGCGAGTGAATTCCAACCGACCTAAGGTCATATCGTTTTATTATTGATAACATTAGAGTTAAGCAAATTTTCCATTGGAGAATTTGCTTTTTAAATCAGACTAAGCACGCTCTAGAGTAGTTGGAATATTTGTTTAGCTTATTAAAATCGTGATATGATTTTATCCTATGCAGAAAACGAAAAAACGTATAGCTATTCTTGGGTCAACCGGTTCGATTGGTACTAGAACTCTAGATGTCTGTCGGGATTTATCTGCTGAATTTGAAGTTATTGCGTTAACCGCGCGAAATAATCTCAGACTTCTTGCGAAACAGGCTGCTGAATTTAATCCTAAGCTAATCGGATTAATGGATGAAACTAAACGGGCTACCTTCCTGACAAAATATCATAAACCAGCGGTATCCTGTAACGTGTTGGTTGGCCTAGAAGGATTAACCGAAATTGTTACCGATGATCGGGTAGATATTGTGGTAGTTGCAACCGTTGGTGCAATCGGTTTACTTCCAACCATAGCAGCAATAAAAGCGAAAAAGCAGATTGCACTCGCGAATAAAGAAGTATTGGTTATGGCAGGTGAAATTGTGATGTCGCTTGCGAAAAAGTATAGGGTTCCAATTATCCCGATCGATAGTGAACATAGCGCTATATTCCAATGTCTTTCTGCAGGGAAGCCAACTGAAATCGAAAAAATTATCCTAACCGCTTCCGGTGGTCCCTTCCGAACATTACGCGCTGATTTTAAAAACATAACGGTTAAGCAAGCGCTATCGCATCCGACGTGGGCAATGGGAAAGAAAATAACGATCGATTCTGCTACGTTGATGAATAAAGGGTTCGAAGTTATCGAAGCAACTCATTTATTTAACTTACCTCCGGATAAAATTGAGGTGGTTATCCATCCGGAGAGTATCGTTCATTCGATGGTAGAGTTTGTGGATAAATCTATTATCGCCCAAATGAGTATAACCGATATGTATCTGCCAATACAATTTGCGTTAACGTATCCTAACCGGAAACCGAGTCCGCTCCTGTCATTAGATTTAGTGAAATTAGGCAAATTAACTTTCGCTCAACCGGATGTTCGTCGGTTTCCCTGCTTACGCTTAGCATACGATGCAGTGAACATAGGGGGAACGATGCCTGCAGTACTTAACGCCGCAAATGAAATTGCAGTATCTGCATTTCTAGAAGGGAAACTTGCTTTCTCCGAAATACCAAAGTTGATTAGACAAACTATGGATTCACATCAGGTAATCATTCATCCGACGTTGAATCAAATTCTTGAAGTAGATACTTGGGCACGAAAACAAGCTCAATGTAAAGTGTTAGATTAGTATTGCTAATTTGACCGGTAAATTTAAAATGTTATATGTAAAATATTTATCTTATCTAGGTTGGCTCTTCATCTATC contains these protein-coding regions:
- a CDS encoding RMD1 family protein; protein product: MHIEVKAYDIARSINLTTLKSAGLGVILCEEPLIYQEVDKYLAVFDFGVAVFFGYNKSEIANRIQQIKKHTVGYKTEYSKDDFVLHVGPKEGILPTKEELTIETLNLDTIKLVSIVLARSVSLEYYENLIDKSLEKLTEVIHSLASTGKTGETESRLSKEVGLALAIEHELAYNLEILDEPEILWEGGKKIEDLYHTLTKTFELESRVQILEKKLDIVSKSYRFLIDQLQARRASVLELIIILLILFEIIFFIAEFYLR
- a CDS encoding N-acetylmuramoyl-L-alanine amidase encodes the protein MKFIYTIPIWLLLLNLLTACTTSSIHITKKTKPNITIVWQPSHQTDTGRNFNEAVVCNAIVESAMKTKPRLREYKVWSLGKKDLHHADSGSNTKVEHTSAIIDGKISGYAYELQQSNKRHPLIFISVHNNGATNRHAVWGYIHEGDTFETENRQLATRLIAAIANVTDLENRGVHLDSSTGRNDYRCKTTGKLAFYSLDENINTAPYRVLLEIGDNAASRDFLLNPVNQQKLGQTIKTELVKWLNEKD
- a CDS encoding 1-deoxy-D-xylulose-5-phosphate reductoisomerase; translation: MQKTKKRIAILGSTGSIGTRTLDVCRDLSAEFEVIALTARNNLRLLAKQAAEFNPKLIGLMDETKRATFLTKYHKPAVSCNVLVGLEGLTEIVTDDRVDIVVVATVGAIGLLPTIAAIKAKKQIALANKEVLVMAGEIVMSLAKKYRVPIIPIDSEHSAIFQCLSAGKPTEIEKIILTASGGPFRTLRADFKNITVKQALSHPTWAMGKKITIDSATLMNKGFEVIEATHLFNLPPDKIEVVIHPESIVHSMVEFVDKSIIAQMSITDMYLPIQFALTYPNRKPSPLLSLDLVKLGKLTFAQPDVRRFPCLRLAYDAVNIGGTMPAVLNAANEIAVSAFLEGKLAFSEIPKLIRQTMDSHQVIIHPTLNQILEVDTWARKQAQCKVLD